The genome window tgtaactcagattggtggtgtaaaaAGTGctgtaactcagattggtggtgtaactcagattggtggtgtagctcagattggtggtgtagctcagattggtggtgtaactcagattggtggtgtaactcagattggtggtgtaactcagattggtggtgtagctcagattggtggtgtagctcagattggtggtgtaactcagattggtagtgtaactcagattggtggtgtaactcagacTGGTGGTGTAAAAagtggtgtaactcagattgtTGGTGTAGCTCAGATTGGTTGTGTAACTCAGATTGttggtgtaactcagattggtggtgtaaaaagtggtgtaactcagattggtggtgtaactcagattggtggtgtaactcagattggtggtgtagctcagattggtggtgtaactcagattggtggtgtaactcagattggtggtgtaactcagattggtggtgtagctcagattggtggtgtagctcagattggtggtgtaactcagattggtggtgtaaaaagtggtgtaactcagattggtggtgtagctcagattggtggtgtaactcagattggtggtgtagctcagattgttggtgtagctcagattggtggtgtaactcagattggtggtgtaaaaagtggtgtaactcagattggtggtgtaactcagattggtggtgtaaaaAGTGctgtaactcagattggtggtgtaactcagattggtggtgtaactcagattggtggtgtaaaaagtggtgtaactcagattggttgtgtaactcagattggtggtgtaactcagattggtggtgtagctcagattggtggtgtaactcagattggtggtgtaactcagattggtggtgtaactcagatatgtggtgtagctcagattggtggtgtagctcaaattggtggtgtaactcagattggtggtgtaactcagattggtggtgtaaaaagtggtgtaactcagattggtggtgtaactcagattggtggtgtaactcagattggtggtgtaactcagattggtggtgtaactcagattggtggtgtagctcagattggtggtgtaactcagattggtggtgtaactcagattggtggtgtaaaaAGTGGTGTGACTTGAATAAACATACCTTTAAGAAGTACGCCTTGCTCAACCATTTGATCGAGAAGACGCTCTTCTTTAATGAAAACCATCACCGTTTTATTCATCCTCGATGCATAAGCAACATTTTCATAGCCTACTTTCTCTCCTTctgaccagaaactcctccacagtgacagtagcttcagtaacacacctgaaGCAGTGCTGAATTGACAGGGACAGCGTCCCCATGTGGGTCTCCATCCCCACCAAAACCAGGGCAATTCCAACAAGAAATACAATATACCTAATTCTACCCAAAAAACATAACCACGAATAGAAAAAGGAAAACCACCAAGAAAAGGAAACTAAAAGAAAACACAGGCGATCTAACTCCCGACGCCACTCGCACTCGCTCAtgcaattcccagcatgcaccaacactcccagcatgcagagagggagagagagagagttagagacagaaacagataatTTTTTAAAGAATTTCAGGTTGTGATGTTTGgatcaaataaatattttaaataaGTAATTATGACATTTTTTATCATTCAGTGTCAACCGAACGAAAATACAAAACTAGTGAGTAATTCATTAAAACAAACAAAGCCACTATGATTCAGAATGAGAATGTGGAATGACATACGTCATGCGGGGTAATTTAAATGAAAGAACTGGAACATGTTATTCGCTGAATTAGTTAATTAATGTTAATGACCTTCATCAATCTCTCTCACAATTCACAGTTTTTTTCCCTCAGGAATATTTTCACTGCAGCCCACTAGCTGTTGCCAAGATGCAGGAAACACAACACTCAATAAATAACAGCTGAATGTTAGTAGGCTAAGAGGGAAAGAATGCTTTAGACAAATATTAATTAGAAGTGGAATTGATAAGTGTCCAAACCATTAAGCCATCCGATTGAAATGTCCGTCTCGTATCCACACATAATAATAACTGAGGTAGAAgtttgatattttttatttttttacacagacagaccaattctgatcttttgcgcAATTATCTGATTGGACAAAATACAAATGAATGAAAaacagatcagaattgggctgctgtGTAAACGTGAAGATAGAGGGGGCAGTCCATTAAAAGGTGGCCattcacacactcacatgcacttATTTGGATCCACAATAAAATGTATGTTACTCAAGGgtcctactgtactgtatataaccttaAGTCAGTTGACCAGTAAGACCCTATTTGTCACCACAGACACATGCTCATTTACCctacatacatcacacacacacacacacacacacacacacacacacacacacactccttgcaAGGCTCTCTGTTACCATGACCACGAAGATGCCCTACCAATTAAGAAATTAATACTCACGTCACACTTTTAAAAATACTGTTTCCCTGTcttttggtgtgtttgtgtgtgtgtgtgtggcacatgTCCAGTAGGGCAAGTTGGACACTGTTCAATGACTGGTTGATTCTGGTCATGTGATTGTATGATGTACAATGAGGGCCAAATGAGCACATGTTCACATGCATTCATTGATAATTATatggtgaatgtgtgtgtgtgtgtactatgttTTGTATGTGGGCCAAATAAGGAAGTACCGGGGTGGGCAATGCTTTCATTCATGATTCTGGTTGGTgaatggcgtgtgtgtgtgtgtgtgtgtgtgtgtgtgtgtttgtgaacccTTTAAGAGCAGGTGACGGTCAGGGACAGAGGGTATAAGTATGGTAGTCAATGTTCCACAGAGACAAGATGCTTCCTGTCACTGCCACTTTGAGGACGATCATGTCGATGTTCACCTTGGTTATTCTGGGGTGTTTGGGGTTCCAAGGGGTGATGGCCTCTGACTCTAGGGCGTACAGAATGTCCATGACCAACGACAACGATGGGCACACCACCAGTCAGCGACAGGACCCTCAGGTAAGCATAACCCTACACCCAAAATGACCTCTTAAGCagtagaggggcggcaggtagcctagtggttagaatgttggattcgtaaccagaaggttgcaggattgaatccctgagctgacaaggtgaaaatctgtcattctgcccctgaacaaggcagttaacccactgttcttaggccgtcattgaaaataagaatttgttctgtaactgacttgtctagttaaataaaggtcaaataaaaaagtgTTTTCAATAAGAAGCTTGAAAAAAAGAGGTCAAATGTAGTAAAATACAATTTAATGTCAACATTAGATAATGAAGTAGAGCTAATAATAAATTGAATGTCAACATTAGATAATAAAGTAGATAATAAAGTAGAGCTAATAATAAATTGAATGTCAACATTAGATAATAAAGTAGAGCTAATAATATATTGAAAGtctatattattgttattaaataTTATTTTCATAGTAAACTTGATTTAAATCAAGTAACCTTAGTTGGTAATTATTTGCTTGCTAATTGCAGCTCACAGGCTACGTTTATACAGGCATCCCAATTCTGGGCAAttgagctgatctgattggtcaaaagaccaatttaaTGGAAAATTAATCAGAATAAAAGCAGAGGAAACAGGATAACATTTAGCCTAAAACGCCACTCATAGCAATAACATATTATATACAAGGAAAACACCTAAAAAGACCCACTAAATAAAAGCCAAAGTGAAAAGGTGAGTTTTGAGCTGCTTTTGCCAATAGATTATCTGTATCTAATGTAAAGGGCATTACAGAGTTTTGGTGCAGCTCTTAATAAATGGTAACTAAGCCGATGTATTTCTTACCAAATCATCATATTTTGGCTTATTAAAACAAGGTGGCAGAATGTTCTACTAACAgaattgccagcagcataccaccctgcatcacACTGCTGGCTtgtttctgaagctaagcagggtttcTCCTGGTTGTTCCcaggatgggagaccagatgctgctggaagtgatgTTGGAGGgtcagtaggaggcaccctttcctctgatctaaaaaaaaatatcagaatccaCCGGGATGTTGCCCTGTGTAGCCTTCTgccttttggatgggatgttaaacaggtctcctgactctgtggtcactaaagatcccatggaacTTACTGTAAGAGTaaggctaaattcccaatctggccacctaatcatccctatTTTACAATTGGCTTACCTGTGAAAAATAAGGGTTACACTATGCATTTATTACCAAATCATAATATTTTGGCTTATTAAAACAAGCTGGCACAATGTTCTACTATCTGAATTAAGCTACATATTTATGTTCTGATTAGCCATCAGTCTGACAATCGTGCACACCAGGAACACTCCTCCTTTTAGGGAGTTTTGTAGCCTTCAAGTTGTAGCCTTCTTTACCAGTTAACGACTAGTCAAGTTGTAGCCTTCTTTACCAGTTAACGACTAGTCAGGTTGTAGCCTTCTTTACCAGTTAACGACTAGTCAAGTTGTAGCCTTCTTTATCAGTTAACGACTAGTCAAGTTGTAGCCTTCTTTACCAGTTAACGACTAGTCAGGTTGTAGCCTTCTTTACCAGTTAACGACTAGTCAAGTTGTAGCCTTCTTTACCAGTTAACGACTAGTCAGGTTGTAGCCTTCTTTACCAGTTAACGACTAGTCAAGTTGTAGCCTTCTTTACCAGTTAACGACTAGTCAAGTTGTAGCCTTCTTTACCAGTTAACGAATATTCATCAATAATATTCCTTTTTGTGTGATTATATCTAGAttttatacacacacaaaataagatgagggaaagatgaatatTTTATGTTTTTTCCCTGCTTTTTTCTTTTCAGACAAGCAATGAAATACCACGGAGTATCGAGGTGGATGATTTCAAAATCAACGTAGTGCCGACCAGCGGCAGAGTCAGCTTAGCACCGACCATGGTCCGACTCTACCCGCCACCTGTCAAAACGTCGCACCTTCATGCCAACCTTCCGCTTCGCTTCGGCCGGGACTCCCTACCCGACGACACCCACTCACCCAAAACGACCCTTAATTTACCGCAACGGTTTGGAAGAGCACAGGGGTCTGGCGCAACGGAACCGACGTCATGTATTGAGTGTCCCCATGTCGGGACACTGCCCTCCGCCACCCTGCCACAGAGGTTCGGCAGGAATGAGTTCAACCGCCGGTATCCTTTCCGAACTATGGCCTTTTTCTCACGCAGGTCCGAACCCGTGCCAAATGGAAACATTAGGTAAGCCTACATTGACGAATAATGGTGTTTTTGTAGCATGTTTCGACAAATAACATAAGGTAGCCTATTAAATAATTGCATTACTATTTAACATATATATTTAAGgaaaacagatacagaaccaTTTAGGCTTCAATTTATAGACTTTCGAATGGGAAAGCCCCATAGGCCTATAATTTCAAAATGTACATCTATTTTCATTCTTCAGGCAGCAAGACTATAATTATTATGATTTTGGCTCAGAGGAAGAAGGGACACGGGAGAAGACTCTGAAGAGCTCAACGTTGGATTTTCTCCTCTGGAACTCTTGAAAGAACTCTGTCGCCACAGAAGTGGGTCCCGTTTTCATGACCTGGGTCGCTTATGTTTTTTCGTAATTTTGATCTACTATGTAATGTATGAATATTGTTAAATTGGTGGCATATTGTTACTTAATCATGTAAAGCACAAATTAAAACGATAGTATCGATTTTACCGTTGATTTGGATGTTATTCGTTTCAGAACCATGGATAGGTCCAAAGTGGTCTACCAAACGTCAACTTCTGAATGTTCCACTTCTCAACCactgtctctcgtctctctcgccTCGTCTCTCCTCCCaattgaaaaaaaacaaaaaaaaacagtaggCCTACTTAGCTAATGATAGATAGGCTAATCATGTAATACTGTAGCTAGACCAGGTGCTGACtggccaacctggtctcagagcagtttgtattattttgtatgtAAATCTTgcacactccatttagtatgctATGTTATGTTTCATAtgatatgtattaatttgtggatgtccatcacccattttgtatgatatgttttgAATAACAATTCctattatatgttacaaatttgcaaaacgtacaatatgttacgaatttgccaAAATGTATGATACGCTACACATTCTAGCTAAGTGGCTAGGTTAGCTAACATGatctagctggctaacgttagcaaggctaggggttagggttaagtttagggctaAGTTGGGAGtcaggttaaagggttaaggttaggggaagggttggcTAAAAGGGTTATATTTAAGGTAAGAGGAAATGTTAGCAACATGCTAAGTAGATGCAAAGTAGGTAAAAAGTAGTAAGTATTTGAAAAGTTGCAAAATAACTAAAATGCCTAAATctatgatgagattcaaactcacaACCTATAGGTGGATAGATGTTCATGTTATATACCCACCCACCCCACCACACAACCTATAGGTGGATAGATGTTCATGTTATGtgcccacccatccaccctgaccaacccccCTACTACCAtctttgccttaagtaaccatctgtcttaggCAAAATGAAAATGAAACTGGATGGTctacagagatagatgggagcgGTTGATGTTAGCTGAAACGTaggattaaaaacaaacaaaagataactgtTGTAAAATACACTGTGTCCgtgaaatgtatatagtatgtataagctggaagtagaagcctaagtgttgttgtccactagtttactccaattaggggaggcgTTCTAGgattaggggaaaataataaaggaaaatatattttaaaaagataTGTGTATAAgatatgtgtatatatttatatgtatatatactgtgtatatatatgcgctaccagtcaaaagtctgacacacctactcattcaagggtttttctttatttttaaaagacatcaaaactatgaaataacacatatggaatcatgtagaaaccacacatgcagagataatctgttcacctactctgcgtctcagaaagacacgacggttggaaccaaaactctcaaatttggactcatcagaccaagcgacagatttccaccgatctaatgtccaatgcttgtgttttttggcccaagcaagtctcttcttattattggtgtcctttagtagtggtttctttgcagcaattcacctatgaatcaaatcaaatcaaatgtatttataaagcccttcttacatcagctgatgtcacaaagtgctgtacagaaacccagcctaaaaccccaaacagcaagcaatgcaggtgtagaagcacggtggctaggaaaaactccctagaaaggccaaaacctaggaagaaacctagagaggaaccaggctatgaggggtgtgcCGGGTGGAcacattgtaagcctgccacacacacactatacgatacatttattaaacataagaatgagtttgAGTTTTTTTCACAACCCGACTCGTGGGTTGTGACAAAGAGcacttataggaccagggcacaaataataatacaataataatcaataatttagcTCTTTGTTTAttcatcttacatataaaaccttacctgttcattgaaaattgtgaataactcaccacaggttaatgagaagggtgggcttgaaaggatgcacataactctgcaatgttgggttctattggagagagtcttatagagccccacagtagaggtattataatacccataaaacctagcggtcaaacagggaaatggttccaatcggttttccaccattcattttcccaataggggattttagaaacacttaaaataaggtctgtttgGTGTAGGTTTACCCTGACGTGACATtatgataaccatgtaaatctctctcggacaaggtgacttttatcaacatatctcagatttgaaaatgctaattaACACCAAAGTAGACATTATACAAATCCACACTTCCCTGCAAGCTCTAGCACTTTATCTCTAgatgacacctttgctaacaggtattgtgtcaatttaaacttgcacaagacagaaTTGTCCATTGAAGGAAATTTGGCCAATtggataaaagtcaccttgtcccaGAGAGATTTACAAGGTTCTCAAaacgtcacaccagggtaagACTACATGAAATATAGGCCTTCCTTTAAGTGTTTCTAAACTCCCATACAGGAAAAATGAATAGTGGAAAAATGATTGTCACCAtatccctgtttgaccgctaggttttatgggtattatgactcatacagTGGTACTCTATTGATGTCATCTCTATtgatccacttcagtcagtgtagatgaagcggaggagacaagttaaataaTCATTTTTAAACCATGAGACAGTTTAGACATGGATGGTGTatgtgtgatttgatttgatttgtgccattcagagggtgaatgggccagacaaaagatgtaagtgcctttgaacagggtatagtAGTATGTGCCAGgaacactggtttgagtgtgtcaagaactgaaacactgctgggttttcatgctcaacagattcccatgtgtatcaagaatggtccaccacccaaaggacatccagccaacttgacacgactgtgggaagcattggagtctagATGGgtcagcattcctgtggaacgctttcgacaccttgcccTGAAGAAATCGCCTGGTGAACTGTAAAATCCCCTTGCCTGCTGGCGGTAGGAATCTTAAGTCTTGGGTGTAGGGAATGGGACCAGCAAGGACATGTTTTACAATCTGGGATAAGCATTTTTAGTCATTCAGTTTTTATTGTTATGTTGTTTGTTATGTTtcttgtgtagtaaatatttcagcttttattttcattgttttctttcatttttttcctgtgaagcacactgtgttgcattccatgtctgacatgtgctgtataaataaagcttgatttgattgtAAAATGTATTGGTTTCTGCCTGTTAAATGCATAAGCCTACGTCTTTCTGTAAAGTACCGTAGGGTTGATCCTAACCTGAGATAAACATGAACTTGTGCATCATGCACACACTGACATGCGAAATCTCAGCTAAACTTTGATTGCAGGGATCTCAAGTTAGAATCCAACCAAAAATATTAATTTGATCGGGAGATAAAATATTGTCCTTGCGGAGCATTACTGTTCACGCGTCTTACTGCCCTGGTTTATTACTTTATATTCACTATTATTCCTGAACTTTACATTTGTGACATTTTGGTATTATGGGTGAACTTTCCTCTGGCACGGTTACTCTACTCTCAAAATGGGTTTCATCCACAATAGCTGTCACCTTTGACCTCATTACTTTTGAATGTTTCATGTTTATTCATGTTTACATAGGATAATTCACTCTAGACGAAAGAACATATTATTGTCCTTCAATATCCTTATTTTCTATAATGTTATTCCAAAACACACCACCAGCATAGGGTTAGGTATTAGTGAGCAACCACTGTCCCAACTCTGGAATAATGTGAACTGAAGGAACTAGAGATGAAGGAACTAGAGATGAAGGAACTAGAGATGAAGGAACTAGAGATGACCAACAGAGAGCAGCATTTCATCAAAGGAGAGAGCAGACTAGATACAGGTAAGATCAACTTGTGAAATACCATCTGCTAAATGTAAGAAGTGACAGCATCTCTACAACATGTGGGTGTGTTCGAGCTGCAGTATAGGATTACAAATGGTCCAACTTGTGTTGTtctgagccttgctgttgaaAAACCACATTAGAGTCCGACTTTCAGCTGTTGCAGATGCATCTCCCCCAACTTAACTCCTCGACTGTTGTCTGCAGTCAGTTGCTTTTAGCCTTTATACCTGAATCGCGGCAAAGTTGATTACTCTTTCAGTCACAAAGTCGTTGAAGAGCAACTGCAGAAATATGCAATCGACTGCAGTCAAACTTCATAACCTTTGATCACGTGGtttttgtaaagttcatgcagtCGTCATGTAGGCACAAGTCTGACAAATGgccataatgcaacacacttgACCGACTTAACAAAAGTGATCTGCTCAAATGCATTCAGTCAGTTTATCATAGAGAAAACTCACTGAGAAAATAGTGAGAGACTCGACACTCCTATGTGAAAGGCTGGCATAGGgcagaacacacgcacacacacacacacacacacacacacacacacacacacacacacacacacacacacacacacacacacacacacacacacacacacacacacacacacacacacacacacacacacacacacacacacacacacacacacacacacacacacacacacacacacacacacacacacacacacacaactgtgagagagggagatgtttgAATGGTATTAAGCCTGTCCAGAAACAAGCCCTAGCTCCTAAGCACTGTTGGAAGAAGTGTATAGATGTAAGAAATATGGCAGAAATTCAAGCCTATCAGAAGGCAAGGTGGAGCTTCTACAATATTGCTTATGGGGCGGAAGTGGGAGAGTTAATGTAGGTTGGGGCATAACACTCACATTTCAGTCACTCAGGAACTCCCCTTCTGCTAGGTAGCAGCTGTGTCCAATCAGTATGTGGGAACCTGGCTGTGCATATTCATGAGCAGCGGCTGTGCTTGTCCAATGAGCTTGTGGGAACCTGTCTATGGGGATACATTATTCAAAAGTTCAGCTGTGTCAGCCCCCACCCACCATGGCAATGAGCTGTgaggtgaatgtgtgtgtgtgtgtgtgtctctgcgtggTGTGTATGTTtcggtgtgtgtctctgtgttggtgtAGGGGGCTTTCAGGAAGTCCTATGTCCACTGGGGCAGGCTGTAGGGCTGGgttacacctctctctcatcccacccatccctccatccaaccATTCCTTGACACTACTTTTTTGTAGGTGGAATTTTTGGGGCTACGCACATCCCCCTTTGGATTCCTTACCGTTTCCGTCCCCGGCttgaaggagaggacaggggagagggagaaagcgaTAGAAGAGAGGATTTAgtactgaagagagagagtgggagaggagagagggatcatGTCTGGACTCTCGGCAGTGTTGAAGAGCTGGGTCATCCTGCAGACTCTGTGCCTGGCTCTGGCCCAAGTGGTGAGTGGAGTGGACAGGGGAGGTTAGGACTGTACCCACATTAGGGTGGCTCTGGCTGGTGTATGGTGGGAGAGGGGTCCCCTGAAGAGAGGGACTGGGGGTTGCTAGGGGAACTGCTGTGCTTGCTTTGGTTTTGTTGTCACACTGGCTAGTGGTGGTTGGAAAACAACATTTTGGAATTGGGGTGTCTCAGAAGAATGAACGATCAGAATGGTGTCTCAGAAGAATGAACGATCAGAATGGTGTCTCAGAAGAATGAACGATCAGAATGGTGTCTCAGAAGAATGAACGATCAGAATGGTGTCTCAGAAGAATGAACGATCAGAATGGTGTCTCAGAAGAATGAACGATCAGAATGGTGTCTCAGAAGAATGAACGATCAGAATGGTGTCTCAGAAGAATGAACGATCAGAATGGTGTTTCAGAAGAATGAACGATCAGAATGGTGTCTCAGAAGAATGAACGATCAGAATGGTGTTTCAGAAGAATGAACGATCAGAATGGTGTTTCAGAAGAATGAACAATCAGAATGGTGTTTCAGAAGAATGAACGATCAGAATGGTGTTTCAGAAGAATGAACAATCAGAATGGTGTTTCAGAAGAATGAACGATCAGAATGGTGTTTCAGAAGAATGAATGATCAGAATGGTGTTTCAGAACTTGAGtgtttcatcatcatcatcgtcattgtGATGAAGATCATCTGtgaactgtgtgtgttgtgtaatgtGGCATTGTACATGTATCTTCCTACTTTGGACTATGGCCCTTGATTCTGTGGATAGTGATTCTTCCTGAATATGGATGAAGAATGGAACTGTCTCCTTTTTCGTATGGACGGATATTCCTGAACAAAAGTTGGAGTGCATACATAACATGGACCGATTTACAATTTTTGTTTTGCCAAAAAGGAGATTCAGGAGGGAACCATAGAGGTATAGATTCAAAACTGGAATTcggctggacacacacacacacaggccgtgTATTCAAGACACCCAGTCAAGACACCCAGTCTCTTTACCACTATtcaaacacacataccacacgCGGAATGACGGACCTGATGATACCCTCCATCAAATCACACCCACCTGCTATCCAATAGAAAGTTACCAGTGGATCTATCTGAACAAACAGGATCCTTGTGTGGAATTCCCAACCTTTTTTCTGAATGATTGGCACTTCTGGAATACATTTCTACACTGCATGAGGATTCTGTGTTGTGACTGGTTGAAGCGGA of Oncorhynchus clarkii lewisi isolate Uvic-CL-2024 unplaced genomic scaffold, UVic_Ocla_1.0 unplaced_contig_4265_pilon_pilon, whole genome shotgun sequence contains these proteins:
- the LOC139396367 gene encoding growth hormone-releasing peptides-like — protein: MFHRDKMLPVTATLRTIMSMFTLVILGCLGFQGVMASDSRAYRMSMTNDNDGHTTSQRQDPQTSNEIPRSIEVDDFKINVVPTSGRVSLAPTMVRLYPPPVKTSHLHANLPLRFGRDSLPDDTHSPKTTLNLPQRFGRAQGSGATEPTSCIECPHVGTLPSATLPQRFGRNEFNRRYPFRTMAFFSRRSEPVPNGNIRQQDYNYYDFGSEEEGTREKTLKSSTLDFLLWNS